ACTTCGCGAATCTAGATACATAGCAATGTCTTTGGCAAAGTGCGGAGCAGCTCCGCGAGAATCACTTGGAATCCCATTGCGATATTTTCCAGTCAATACTCCGCGGCCAAGTGGGGCCCAGGCAAGGAAGCCAACACCACAGGCTTGGGCGCTATCGAGTACTTCAATTTCAACATCGCGATTAAGTAATGAGTATTCACTTTGAATCGTAGTGATAGGTGCCTTGGCTGAATTGCTGATTTGTTTTGTTGCAGATTGTGCAAGTTGCCAGCCAGTAAAGTTTGAGAGTCCAACGTATCGAGCTCGTCCGGAACTATATGCATAGTCGAGCGCCGACAACGTGTCATCAATGGGTGAAAAAGGATCCCAGGTGTGAACCTGCCAGATATCTACAAAGTCAGTACCAAGTCTGGCTAAGGAACGGTCTAGGTCAGCGATGAGTGCGTGACGAGAATTATCAACTGTTCTTACTCCGTCGGGAAAAGTCAGACCAGCTTTAGTGGCAATAACAACGTCATCGCGCTGAAAAAGAGTTCCAATGAGACCACCAATTACTCGCTCACTATCTCCGTCGCCATATGTTGCAGCCGTATCAATGAAGTTTCCACCAGCATCTATGAAAGCGCGACATTGATCGGCAGCCTCATGTTCGTCGGTGTCTCGACCCCATGTCATCGTTCCCAGCGCTAAACGCGAGAGCATGAGCCCGCTATTTCCCGCTTTGCGCATTTGCATGGAGTGACCCTAGCAAGTCATGAGAGTAAAACCTGCGATAGCCTTTGCGTTATGCAGATAGTTTTGATTCGACATGCCCATTCTCAGGCAAATGCTAAAGGGGTCTTATCTGGTCGACTGCCCAATATCTCACTCTCAGAAAAGGGTGTGAAGCAATCTCAAGATCTCGCAGCA
This DNA window, taken from Candidatus Planktophila vernalis, encodes the following:
- a CDS encoding aldo/keto reductase, with protein sequence MQMRKAGNSGLMLSRLALGTMTWGRDTDEHEAADQCRAFIDAGGNFIDTAATYGDGDSERVIGGLIGTLFQRDDVVIATKAGLTFPDGVRTVDNSRHALIADLDRSLARLGTDFVDIWQVHTWDPFSPIDDTLSALDYAYSSGRARYVGLSNFTGWQLAQSATKQISNSAKAPITTIQSEYSLLNRDVEIEVLDSAQACGVGFLAWAPLGRGVLTGKYRNGIPSDSRGAAPHFAKDIAMYLDSRSSSIVEAVCVAASGLGYSPLEIALAWVRDAPGVTSTIIGARTGAQLRGVLKSEEISLPDIVRSALDDVSL